The Acidimicrobiales bacterium genome includes a window with the following:
- a CDS encoding amidohydrolase has product MPIADRLFINATFHTLDSTSPDGSPAQALASWRGRIIAVGSRADAEPLIGPKTEVVDLDGATVLPGFIETHMHPIAAGVTMTAPQIGYPDCRNIDDVVAALAERAAITPSGEAIQAWGYDDSLMVDDRHLSRDDLNRASTDHPILIRHISGHLSYANDRTLEMAGITDDVKDPVGGVFQREASGRPNGCMEETAGFAVAATFPQGTLSDMAAGARAISDYCLSVGTTTMTDAAVGSPDMYAAYQQGIEDGSIRVRTRVFPIWGTAGDLPFRTGIGDERLSIGAMKFISDGSIQGYTACLCKGYHDRPDVNGYEVIPAAELIELVTDAHAKGWQVAVHANGDAAIDNTLDAIEAALDAHPRDDHRHRIEHCQTAREDQLERMARLGVLASVFANHIWYWGDRHRDRFLGPERGSRIDPLASFTAHGIVHALHCDMPVTPLDPLFTIWTAVNRVTRDGELLGPDQRARVTDAVAGYTSAAAFVNMEEYDKGTLEVGKLADLVVLDADPFEVDPMSIRDISVQATVVGGVVEYRA; this is encoded by the coding sequence ATGCCCATCGCCGACCGCCTGTTCATTAACGCCACCTTCCACACCCTCGATTCGACATCGCCTGATGGATCGCCTGCCCAGGCACTGGCCTCTTGGCGGGGTCGCATCATCGCCGTAGGCAGCCGTGCCGACGCCGAACCGCTAATAGGACCGAAAACCGAGGTAGTCGACCTCGACGGAGCCACTGTGCTGCCCGGGTTCATCGAGACGCACATGCACCCCATTGCCGCCGGGGTGACGATGACCGCTCCTCAGATCGGCTATCCGGACTGCCGGAACATTGATGACGTGGTGGCCGCCCTCGCCGAACGGGCCGCAATCACTCCGTCCGGTGAGGCCATCCAGGCCTGGGGATACGACGACTCGCTCATGGTCGACGACCGACACCTCTCGCGTGACGACCTGAACCGGGCCAGCACCGACCACCCCATCCTCATCAGGCACATCTCGGGACACCTCTCGTACGCCAACGACCGCACCCTCGAGATGGCCGGCATCACCGACGACGTCAAGGATCCGGTGGGCGGCGTCTTCCAGCGGGAGGCATCAGGTCGGCCCAACGGCTGCATGGAGGAAACGGCCGGATTCGCCGTCGCGGCGACCTTCCCCCAGGGCACCTTGTCCGACATGGCCGCCGGTGCCCGAGCCATCTCCGACTACTGCCTGTCGGTCGGGACCACAACCATGACCGATGCTGCGGTCGGATCCCCGGACATGTATGCCGCCTACCAGCAGGGCATCGAGGACGGCTCGATCCGAGTCAGAACCCGGGTGTTTCCCATCTGGGGGACCGCCGGCGACCTACCGTTCCGCACCGGCATCGGCGATGAGCGGCTGTCCATTGGCGCCATGAAGTTCATCTCCGACGGTTCGATTCAGGGGTACACCGCGTGCCTCTGCAAGGGATACCACGACCGGCCCGACGTGAACGGCTACGAGGTCATCCCGGCCGCCGAGCTCATCGAACTGGTCACCGACGCCCATGCCAAGGGTTGGCAGGTAGCCGTCCACGCCAATGGCGACGCGGCGATCGACAACACATTGGATGCCATCGAGGCGGCACTCGACGCCCATCCCCGAGACGACCACCGCCACCGGATCGAGCACTGCCAGACGGCTCGCGAAGACCAACTGGAACGCATGGCCCGTCTCGGAGTACTGGCTTCCGTGTTCGCCAACCACATCTGGTACTGGGGTGACCGTCATCGTGACCGGTTCCTTGGTCCGGAGCGGGGGTCCCGCATCGATCCGCTGGCCAGCTTCACAGCCCACGGCATCGTGCACGCCCTGCACTGTGACATGCCGGTCACACCGCTCGACCCGCTATTCACCATCTGGACGGCCGTGAACCGGGTCACTCGAGATGGCGAGTTGCTCGGCCCCGATCAACGGGCCCGGGTCACCGATGCGGTGGCCGGGTACACGTCGGCCGCGGCCTTCGTGAACATGGAGGAGTACGACAAGGGGACCCTCGAGGTGGGAAAGTTGGCCGACCTGGTGGTGCTAGACGCCGACCCGTTCGAGGTCGATCCGATGTCCATCAGGGACATCTCGGTGCAGGCCACCGTGGTCGGTGGCGTGGTTGAGTACCGGGCCTGA
- a CDS encoding enoyl-CoA hydratase/isomerase family protein yields MADTTSPPDFRTIAVTCDGRRGTLTLNRPDRLNALSNELMAEVADAAAWFDHQSDLRVVVVRGEGRAFSAGFDLTVFGDDGPSPAGGRVPSDTGRLMADALERTSPVLIAAMHGHVVGGGLVIGAACDLRIATADVSFSIPEVDLGIPLAWGGIPRLVREIGPALTKELVMTCRPFSAAEAMAAGFLNRVVPADELDAAVEELAEAVASRPRGAVLATKRHVNAVTDQMVGTGRSWSDADGLTAALRDPEGRASRESYMERLQAKKQK; encoded by the coding sequence ATGGCCGACACCACTTCCCCACCCGACTTCCGCACCATCGCCGTCACCTGCGACGGCCGACGGGGCACCCTCACGTTGAACCGGCCCGACCGGCTCAACGCGCTCTCCAACGAACTGATGGCCGAAGTGGCCGACGCCGCGGCGTGGTTCGACCACCAGTCCGACCTGCGGGTAGTGGTGGTGCGCGGCGAGGGTCGAGCGTTCAGCGCGGGATTCGACCTCACGGTGTTCGGCGACGACGGACCGTCGCCGGCCGGAGGACGAGTCCCATCCGACACCGGGCGCCTCATGGCCGACGCCCTGGAGCGAACCTCACCGGTACTTATCGCCGCCATGCACGGCCACGTGGTGGGCGGGGGTCTCGTCATCGGCGCGGCATGCGATCTGCGTATCGCCACAGCCGACGTGTCGTTCTCCATCCCCGAGGTCGACCTGGGCATCCCGTTGGCCTGGGGCGGCATTCCCCGCCTGGTACGCGAGATCGGCCCGGCCCTCACCAAGGAACTGGTTATGACATGCCGTCCCTTCAGCGCCGCAGAAGCCATGGCCGCTGGGTTCCTGAACCGGGTCGTGCCCGCCGACGAACTCGACGCGGCAGTCGAAGAACTTGCCGAGGCTGTGGCCAGTCGACCCCGCGGCGCCGTGTTGGCTACCAAGCGGCACGTCAACGCGGTCACCGACCAAATGGTGGGCACCGGCCGTTCGTGGTCCGATGCCGACGGTCTTACCGCCGCACTACGCGACCCTGAGGGCCGCGCGTCACGCGAGTCCTACATGGAGCGCCTCCAGGCTAAGAAGCAGAAGTAG
- the valS gene encoding valine--tRNA ligase, whose amino-acid sequence MSHPDSSADAPAPTIPDRPGLEGLEDLWDAIWEERGTYHFDRTKVRADVFSIDTPPPTVSGSLHVGHVFSYTHTDTIARYQRMAGREVFYPMGWDDNGLPTERRVQNYFGVRCEPALPYDPNFAAPDDAGDPKAIKKRGDIDISRRNFIELCHVLTAEDEQAFEALFRRLGLSVDWTQHYATIDERCQRVSQRAFLRNLARGEAYQIEAPSLWDVTHRTAVAQAELEDRERPGAYHRLAFHLPTGTTNHDGSGDLHIATTRPELLAACVALVAHPDDERYQPLFDTTATTPVFGVEVPIMAHELADPDKGTGIAMICTFGDTTDVTWWRELDLDVRAIINRAGRVNPEPPPGIETDAGLAAYARLAGKTVFSAQAEMVELLREAGDLIGEPEPITHPVKFFEKGDKPLEIVTSRQWYIRNGGRDVDLRAELVARGDQMQWHPAYMQTRYTNWIDGLNGDWLVSRQRFFGVPLPLWYQLDADGEPVHDTPITPDEADLPIDPSSDAAPGYDESQRGQPNGFIGDSDVMDTWATSSLTPQIACGWEEDDDLYARTYPMDLRPQAHDIIRTWLFSTAVRSHFEADTAPWGHCALSGWILDPDRKKMSKSKGNVVTPVDLLDQHGSDAVRYWAAKGRPGTDTAFDDDQMKIGRRLAIKVLNASRFALGFGADGDTPLAIDPAAITHPLDRAMLLRLADLVDEATRAFDGFDYARALERTETWFWTFTDDHVELVKNRAYEGDEAGAESARHALRLALSTLLRLFAPFLPFVTEEVWSWWQGGSIHRQSWPSADELRAAAEGTGDGADNNPVDPAIAEVAAAALVEIRRHKTTEKRSLATPVIACTLTDTPERLALLRPALGDVAAAARATDIHLSEGDTLSVHVELAPTEHRPEAAEPSAD is encoded by the coding sequence ATGAGCCACCCCGACTCCTCGGCCGACGCGCCCGCCCCCACCATCCCCGACCGCCCCGGACTCGAGGGCCTCGAGGACCTATGGGACGCCATCTGGGAAGAGCGGGGTACCTATCACTTCGACCGCACGAAGGTCCGCGCCGACGTCTTCTCCATCGACACGCCGCCACCCACGGTCAGCGGATCACTCCACGTCGGACACGTCTTCTCCTACACGCACACCGACACCATTGCCCGCTACCAACGGATGGCCGGCCGCGAGGTTTTCTACCCGATGGGATGGGATGACAACGGCCTGCCGACCGAGCGTCGGGTCCAGAACTACTTCGGAGTCCGTTGCGAACCCGCGCTGCCGTACGACCCCAACTTCGCCGCCCCCGACGATGCCGGCGACCCCAAGGCCATCAAGAAGCGCGGCGACATCGACATCAGTCGCCGCAACTTCATCGAGCTCTGCCACGTCCTCACCGCCGAAGACGAGCAGGCCTTCGAGGCCCTGTTTCGCCGTCTCGGCCTGTCCGTCGACTGGACCCAGCACTACGCCACCATCGACGAACGCTGCCAACGGGTCTCCCAACGGGCCTTCCTACGCAATCTGGCTCGCGGCGAGGCGTACCAGATCGAGGCACCGTCGCTTTGGGACGTCACCCACCGCACCGCGGTCGCCCAGGCTGAACTCGAGGACCGCGAACGTCCCGGCGCCTACCACCGGCTCGCCTTCCACCTGCCAACCGGCACCACCAACCACGACGGCAGTGGGGACCTCCACATCGCCACCACCCGCCCCGAGCTGTTGGCCGCCTGCGTGGCCCTGGTGGCCCACCCCGACGACGAGCGCTACCAGCCGCTGTTCGACACCACAGCCACCACGCCGGTGTTCGGCGTCGAGGTGCCGATCATGGCCCATGAGCTGGCCGACCCCGACAAGGGCACCGGCATCGCCATGATCTGTACGTTCGGCGACACCACCGACGTCACCTGGTGGCGCGAGCTCGACCTTGACGTCCGGGCCATCATCAACCGTGCCGGCCGGGTGAACCCCGAACCGCCGCCGGGCATCGAGACCGACGCCGGACTGGCCGCCTACGCCCGCCTGGCCGGCAAGACGGTCTTCTCCGCTCAGGCCGAGATGGTCGAACTCCTCCGTGAGGCCGGCGATCTGATCGGCGAGCCCGAACCCATCACCCACCCGGTCAAGTTCTTCGAGAAGGGCGACAAGCCGCTCGAGATCGTCACCAGCCGCCAGTGGTACATCCGCAACGGCGGCCGCGACGTCGACCTGCGGGCCGAGCTCGTGGCCCGGGGCGACCAGATGCAGTGGCACCCCGCCTACATGCAGACCCGCTACACAAACTGGATCGACGGCCTGAACGGCGACTGGCTGGTCAGCCGCCAACGCTTCTTCGGCGTGCCCCTGCCGCTCTGGTACCAACTGGACGCCGACGGCGAGCCCGTCCACGACACCCCCATCACCCCTGACGAAGCCGACCTCCCCATTGATCCCTCATCGGACGCCGCCCCCGGCTACGACGAATCCCAGCGCGGCCAACCCAATGGCTTCATCGGCGACAGCGACGTGATGGACACATGGGCCACCTCATCGCTGACCCCCCAGATCGCCTGCGGCTGGGAAGAGGACGACGACCTCTACGCCCGCACCTACCCCATGGACCTCCGCCCCCAGGCCCATGACATAATCCGGACGTGGCTGTTCTCGACGGCCGTGCGATCCCACTTCGAGGCCGACACCGCCCCGTGGGGCCACTGCGCCTTGTCGGGATGGATTCTCGACCCGGACCGCAAGAAGATGTCCAAGTCCAAGGGAAACGTCGTGACCCCGGTTGACCTGCTCGACCAGCACGGGTCGGACGCCGTTCGCTACTGGGCCGCCAAGGGCCGACCCGGTACCGACACGGCCTTCGACGACGACCAGATGAAGATCGGTCGACGGCTGGCCATCAAGGTGCTCAACGCCAGCCGGTTCGCGCTGGGCTTCGGTGCCGATGGCGACACGCCGCTGGCCATCGACCCGGCAGCCATCACCCATCCCCTCGACCGGGCCATGCTCCTGCGACTGGCCGACTTGGTCGACGAGGCCACCCGAGCCTTCGACGGGTTCGACTACGCCCGGGCACTCGAGCGCACCGAAACGTGGTTCTGGACATTCACCGACGACCACGTCGAGTTGGTCAAGAACCGGGCCTACGAGGGCGACGAAGCAGGCGCTGAATCGGCCCGCCATGCCCTACGTCTCGCCCTGTCGACACTGCTTCGCCTGTTCGCCCCGTTCCTCCCCTTCGTGACCGAGGAGGTCTGGTCGTGGTGGCAGGGCGGTTCCATCCACCGCCAGTCTTGGCCGTCGGCCGATGAACTGCGGGCCGCCGCCGAGGGCACCGGCGACGGTGCCGACAACAATCCCGTGGACCCAGCGATTGCCGAAGTGGCCGCTGCCGCGTTGGTCGAGATCCGCCGCCACAAGACGACCGAGAAACGCTCGCTGGCCACCCCGGTCATCGCCTGCACGCTGACCGACACACCGGAACGACTCGCCTTGCTGCGTCCCGCCCTTGGAGACGTCGCCGCGGCCGCCCGGGCCACCGACATCCACCTGTCTGAAGGCGACACCCTGTCGGTCCACGTCGAGCTGGCGCCAACCGAGCACAGACCGGAAGCCGCCGAACCCTCAGCCGACTAG
- a CDS encoding MFS transporter produces the protein MAHDGLRLLARVRAAASVPAVKRHDDGHSPGSGSRPKAPRGFGVVWATVAMDMVGFGILLPVLPLYAEDFGASPATAAALVAVFSAAQMVAAPLWGRLSDRIGRRTVLVAALVGSCLGSLVTGLAGALWVLFAGRILDGFSGSSYAVGQAAVADLAEPEDRPRLLGLLAAAFGVGFVAGPLIGSIAALGSRELPFFVAAALAGANAMMALVRLPGGRPVASGTSSPAPTPNRIVLWGSAGLAVRRLALLSLVSMIGFAGFEATFALLVERRFEAVGDPTVYGLFATIGVLMVLVQTRVVGPVNARMGSRPALRAALVSVATGMAVLSFGGGWAGLAVALVLLVVGQGVFGPTLSNATVETVGNGARGTALGLQQGAGALGRIIGPLLAGVLMDQIGVGAPYLVAAALAMVSIALVPVSQVPVAEDQV, from the coding sequence GTGGCTCATGACGGCCTGAGGCTACTGGCGAGAGTTCGGGCCGCCGCTAGCGTGCCCGCCGTGAAGCGTCACGATGATGGCCATTCTCCGGGCAGCGGGTCGCGCCCGAAGGCTCCTCGGGGATTCGGTGTGGTGTGGGCCACGGTGGCCATGGACATGGTCGGATTCGGCATCCTGCTGCCGGTTCTACCGTTGTACGCCGAGGATTTCGGCGCGTCACCGGCCACCGCTGCGGCGTTGGTGGCCGTGTTCTCGGCAGCCCAGATGGTGGCCGCTCCGCTCTGGGGTCGATTGTCAGACCGGATCGGCAGGCGGACCGTGCTGGTGGCTGCGCTGGTCGGGTCCTGTCTGGGGAGCTTGGTGACCGGGCTAGCCGGGGCGTTGTGGGTGTTGTTCGCCGGCCGGATCTTGGACGGATTCTCGGGATCGTCGTACGCGGTAGGCCAGGCGGCGGTGGCCGATTTGGCCGAACCTGAAGACCGCCCGAGGCTGCTGGGACTGCTCGCTGCGGCGTTCGGTGTGGGGTTCGTGGCCGGGCCGCTTATCGGATCAATTGCCGCACTGGGCAGTCGGGAGCTCCCGTTCTTCGTGGCGGCTGCCTTGGCTGGAGCCAATGCGATGATGGCGTTGGTGCGCCTTCCCGGCGGTCGACCGGTTGCTTCCGGTACGTCGTCACCGGCGCCGACTCCCAATCGGATCGTCCTCTGGGGGTCAGCCGGGCTGGCGGTTCGTCGCCTCGCTCTGTTGTCGCTGGTCTCGATGATCGGGTTCGCAGGGTTCGAGGCGACGTTCGCCCTGCTGGTGGAACGACGCTTCGAAGCGGTTGGTGATCCGACGGTGTATGGGTTGTTTGCGACGATCGGCGTGCTGATGGTCCTGGTCCAGACCCGTGTGGTTGGACCAGTCAACGCCCGGATGGGGAGCCGTCCGGCGCTGCGTGCCGCGTTGGTGTCGGTGGCCACCGGAATGGCGGTGCTCTCGTTCGGCGGTGGGTGGGCCGGGCTGGCCGTGGCTCTCGTGCTGCTGGTGGTGGGCCAAGGGGTCTTCGGCCCGACGCTGTCCAACGCCACGGTCGAGACGGTGGGTAATGGTGCTCGCGGGACGGCCCTAGGCCTGCAACAGGGGGCGGGGGCGCTGGGTCGAATCATCGGCCCGCTGCTGGCTGGGGTGCTGATGGATCAGATAGGGGTGGGGGCGCCTTACCTGGTGGCCGCCGCACTGGCCATGGTGTCCATCGCCCTCGTTCCCGTATCTCAGGTGCCGGTTGCCGAAGATCAGGTTTGA
- a CDS encoding acyl-CoA dehydrogenase family protein, which translates to MNEFSLTLTDEQEQLRDWIHQFCVDVVRPNAEEWDEREEFPWPIVQEAAKIGLYGWDFLAQGMIGDKTGLTMPVAIEELFWGDAGIGMAIMGSGLAAAGIAASGTQEQVMEWVPQCYGTPDDVRLGAFCASEPDAGSDVGGYRSRAVYDEGTDEWVLNGTKAWITNGGIADIHVVVGVVDSELGSKGHASFIVPPGTAGLSQGQKYKKHGIKASHTAEVVLDDVRVPGRCLLGGKEKLDERLARVRRGEKGNAQAAMQTFEATRPAVGAQALGVARAAYEYSLEYAKERHAFGRPIIANQGIAFMLADMATEIDASRLLVWRAAWLGKNGSFKNAEGSMAKLKAARTATWVTERAIQILGGYGYTREYPVERWHRDAKIHDIFEGTEQIQQLVISRAISGMRIE; encoded by the coding sequence TTGAACGAGTTCAGCCTCACCCTGACTGACGAGCAGGAGCAGTTGCGCGACTGGATCCACCAGTTCTGCGTGGACGTGGTCCGACCGAACGCCGAGGAGTGGGACGAGCGCGAAGAGTTCCCGTGGCCCATCGTGCAGGAGGCGGCGAAGATCGGCCTGTACGGCTGGGACTTTCTGGCCCAGGGAATGATCGGCGACAAGACCGGCCTGACCATGCCGGTGGCCATCGAGGAACTCTTCTGGGGCGATGCCGGTATCGGCATGGCCATCATGGGTTCCGGCTTGGCCGCTGCGGGAATTGCCGCATCGGGCACGCAGGAACAGGTCATGGAATGGGTACCGCAGTGCTACGGGACCCCGGATGATGTGCGTCTCGGGGCGTTTTGCGCCAGCGAGCCGGATGCCGGATCAGACGTCGGCGGCTACCGCAGTCGGGCCGTCTACGACGAGGGGACCGATGAGTGGGTGCTGAACGGCACCAAGGCGTGGATCACCAATGGCGGGATCGCCGACATCCACGTGGTGGTCGGCGTGGTCGACTCGGAGCTCGGATCGAAGGGGCACGCCTCGTTCATCGTGCCGCCCGGGACGGCGGGCCTCAGTCAGGGCCAGAAGTACAAGAAGCACGGGATCAAGGCCAGTCACACCGCCGAGGTGGTGCTCGACGACGTGCGGGTGCCGGGCCGGTGCCTGCTGGGCGGCAAGGAGAAGCTCGACGAGCGCCTGGCTCGGGTGCGTCGTGGCGAGAAGGGCAACGCCCAGGCAGCCATGCAGACATTTGAGGCGACCCGTCCGGCGGTGGGTGCTCAGGCGCTCGGTGTCGCCCGGGCTGCTTACGAGTACTCGCTGGAATACGCCAAGGAGCGCCACGCGTTCGGTCGGCCGATCATCGCGAACCAGGGGATCGCCTTCATGCTGGCTGACATGGCCACCGAGATTGATGCCAGCCGGCTGCTGGTGTGGCGGGCCGCGTGGTTGGGCAAAAACGGTTCGTTCAAGAACGCTGAAGGTTCGATGGCGAAGTTGAAGGCGGCCCGGACGGCGACGTGGGTGACCGAGCGGGCTATCCAGATCCTCGGCGGGTACGGCTACACCCGGGAGTACCCGGTGGAGCGGTGGCATCGGGATGCGAAGATTCATGACATCTTCGAGGGCACGGAGCAGATCCAACAGCTGGTGATCAGCCGGGCCATCTCCGGCATGCGCATCGAGTAG
- a CDS encoding phytanoyl-CoA dioxygenase family protein, whose protein sequence is MTTHGADRFTTAQVEAFAADGVVHVPGAVDTDLIDEVLALADRELAHPGPWVTDTADDPVPGRLFTSRYLWRDEPVVNRFAFESGVAELAATCMGSSSARLYFDHLLVKEPRTESPTPWHQDIPYWPFLGQSICSVWVACSASTVEESSLEFVRGSHRWEKYFAPESFDGTAGWTDDFDGEPMPDIESDRDGYDIMGFDVEPGDAIVFSSWIVHGSPGNAGAGRRVALSTRWLGDDAVWHPHPGCDPTVTQADTTSVPGEYPADDDRFPLGWSKSA, encoded by the coding sequence ATGACCACCCACGGAGCCGACAGGTTCACCACAGCCCAGGTCGAGGCCTTCGCCGCCGATGGGGTGGTCCACGTGCCGGGTGCCGTGGACACCGACCTGATCGACGAGGTCCTCGCCCTGGCCGACCGCGAGCTGGCACATCCCGGTCCGTGGGTGACCGACACGGCCGACGACCCGGTCCCCGGTCGGCTTTTCACGTCGCGCTACCTGTGGCGTGACGAACCGGTGGTGAATCGATTTGCCTTCGAGTCGGGGGTAGCCGAGTTGGCCGCTACCTGCATGGGGTCGTCATCGGCTCGCCTCTACTTCGACCATCTGCTGGTCAAGGAACCGAGGACCGAGTCGCCCACCCCATGGCACCAGGACATCCCATACTGGCCGTTCCTCGGTCAGTCGATCTGCTCGGTGTGGGTGGCCTGTTCGGCGTCCACCGTCGAGGAGAGTTCACTGGAGTTCGTTCGGGGTTCGCACCGCTGGGAGAAGTACTTCGCCCCCGAGTCGTTTGACGGGACCGCCGGATGGACCGACGACTTCGACGGCGAGCCAATGCCCGACATCGAGTCCGACCGGGACGGATACGACATCATGGGCTTCGACGTGGAGCCGGGTGACGCCATCGTGTTCTCATCGTGGATCGTCCACGGTTCACCCGGTAACGCCGGAGCCGGTCGGCGGGTCGCGTTGTCCACCCGGTGGCTAGGCGACGACGCCGTCTGGCACCCGCACCCGGGGTGCGATCCGACGGTCACCCAGGCCGACACCACCTCCGTCCCCGGCGAGTACCCCGCCGACGATGACCGCTTCCCGCTGGGCTGGTCTAAATCAGCCTGA
- a CDS encoding RDD family protein, translated as MTDAVYPTEPTLEAAAWWTRGKAAIIDALIFFAALIAPMVLTTIGFVVAWDENRDDFDFTAASVLMVILGLGLAAAVVVWGGWLFGYRQGITGLTPGKRRLRIHLVDADTDKVPGGAKGVGRWLVPLLIGFVQGFGTVIQLIDILWPLWDSKNQRLIDKVLKTRVVVGQPSDGTDDGPAPPVSPIS; from the coding sequence ATGACCGATGCCGTGTATCCAACCGAACCCACCCTCGAGGCCGCTGCCTGGTGGACCCGCGGCAAGGCCGCCATTATTGATGCACTGATCTTCTTCGCAGCCTTGATCGCTCCGATGGTCCTGACCACCATCGGATTCGTCGTGGCGTGGGATGAAAACCGGGACGACTTTGACTTCACTGCGGCCTCGGTGCTCATGGTCATCCTCGGCCTGGGATTGGCGGCTGCCGTGGTCGTTTGGGGTGGTTGGCTGTTCGGCTACCGGCAGGGCATTACTGGGCTCACGCCGGGCAAGCGTCGTCTGCGGATCCACCTCGTTGACGCCGACACCGACAAGGTGCCCGGCGGGGCCAAGGGAGTGGGGCGCTGGCTGGTGCCCCTCCTCATCGGTTTCGTCCAGGGCTTCGGCACCGTGATCCAGCTCATCGACATCCTGTGGCCGCTGTGGGACTCGAAAAATCAACGCCTCATCGACAAGGTGCTCAAGACCAGAGTGGTGGTCGGGCAGCCGTCCGACGGGACCGACGACGGGCCAGCGCCTCCGGTCAGCCCCATCAGCTGA
- a CDS encoding carboxymuconolactone decarboxylase family protein: MPRLRRVRRADLHPGAQPVFQMLFGDRDPIDEPGTPTGTPGDWWSTFALVPDVFDHALEGIALYRSPERLLDPKLRELGQTRVGWCVGSRFVYSQHRKACRTVGLTDEQIDAIEAWETAECFDGAERAVLAYTDALSIQHGRVPDGVFDALQAHLTDEEILELTYIVGTYAMHGAMSRALRLEYDNDPPVLVEEPGDEESLSDEHTRREFRRALRLVGEEPGDG, encoded by the coding sequence ATGCCACGACTGCGGAGGGTCCGACGGGCCGATCTCCATCCGGGCGCCCAGCCTGTGTTCCAGATGCTCTTCGGCGACCGCGACCCGATCGACGAGCCCGGGACGCCGACCGGTACTCCCGGAGACTGGTGGTCCACCTTCGCCCTTGTGCCAGACGTGTTTGACCACGCCCTGGAGGGCATCGCCCTGTATCGGAGCCCTGAGCGCCTCCTCGACCCGAAGCTACGTGAGCTTGGTCAGACACGGGTCGGATGGTGCGTGGGCAGCCGGTTCGTCTATTCACAGCACCGCAAGGCGTGCCGCACCGTTGGCCTGACCGACGAGCAGATTGACGCCATCGAGGCGTGGGAGACCGCCGAATGCTTCGACGGTGCCGAACGGGCCGTCTTGGCCTATACCGATGCCCTGTCGATCCAGCACGGGCGGGTACCGGACGGCGTGTTCGACGCTCTTCAGGCCCATCTCACCGACGAGGAGATCCTTGAGCTGACCTACATCGTGGGGACGTACGCCATGCACGGGGCCATGAGCCGGGCGTTGCGCCTCGAGTACGACAATGACCCGCCGGTGCTCGTCGAGGAGCCCGGTGACGAGGAGAGTCTCAGCGACGAGCACACCCGTCGGGAGTTTCGACGGGCTCTGCGGCTCGTCGGCGAGGAACCCGGCGACGGCTGA